The DNA segment GTGTCACCGGCGACGATGACGGGGTTCTTGCCGCCCATCTCCAGCTGCACCCGCCGCTCCGGACCGACCTGCGTGTGGATGCGCCGGCCGACTTCGGTGGACCCGGTGAACGTGACCGCGGCGACGCGAGGGTCGGCGGTCACCGCGGCGCCGGCGACTCCGTCGCCCTGCACGAGCGCGATCGCGCTGGGTGGCAGCCCACCGTCCAGCAGCGCCTCGACCAGGCGCTGGCCCATCAGCGGGGTGAGCTCCGACGGTTTGAACAGCACGGGGTCGCCCGCGGCCAGCGCCGGCCCGATCTTGCGCGACGGGATGTTGAGCGGGAAGTTCCACGGTGTGATGGCGCCGACGATGCCGATCGGCTCACGGAGGGTGAAGACCAGATTGGGCCCGGCCGCGGCCAGTGTCTCGCCCGCGATGCGGGTGGCGGCGCCCGAGTAGAACCGCAGGTTCATCGGCGTCCGACTGACCTCGGTGGCGGCCTCCGCGGCGGTCTTGCCTTCCTCGCGCACGAGCTCGTCGATCAGCTGGGCCGACCGCGACTCCAGTTGTGCGGCAGCGGACTCCAGGATGGCCGCGCGCCGCTCCGGCGACACCGCGGCCCATTCCGGCGCCGCCTTGTCGAGCGCGTCGACGGCCGCGCGTACGTCCTCGGGACCCGATGCCGGGAAGGTGCCGACGAGATCCTCCGGGTCGGCGGGGTTGCGGCGCTCGAACGTGGCGCCCGACGCCGCGGGCACCCACGCGCCGTCGATGAAGTTCGCTCCCTCGACCATCAGTGCACCGCCTCTTCGCTGTCGACGACGTGATCCCACAGATCGGTGTCCTCGTCGGCCAGGACGTCGGCATCGACGGTGCGGCCGAGCAGTTCGCGTGCGACCATCACGTCCTCGCCCCGCTCAGCGGCGAACGCCCCGCAGATCGCGCCGCCGTCGAGGAAGAACGCGGTGAAGTCGAGCGCGTCGAGATCGCCGCGGATCACCAAGTGCGGCGATGCCGCACCGAGGAATTGGAAGTTTCGATCGTACTGGTCCGACCAGCACCAGTTCGCCTCGTCGGACACCGCGTCGCGGCCCAACATGGCGTTGGCCACCGCGATGCCCTGCTTGTTGGCGTTGTCGAAGTGCTCGACACGCACGTGCCGGCCGGCGCGTGGCGAGTACCGGCGCGCGACATCGCCTGCGGCATAGACGTTGCCGACCGGTGTTCGGCCCTGGGCGTCTACGACGACGCCGCCGTCGACCGGCAGTCCGGAGGCGGCCGCCACGTCGTCGTTGGGCAGCAGGCCGATACCCACGACGGCGAGGTCACCGTTGACCACCGCTCCGCTCGCCAACTCCACGACCACCCCGGTGTCGGTGGTGCGCAACGAAGCCACCGCCACACCGGTGCGGACGTCCACACCGTTGTCGCGGTGCAGCAGGGTGAACAACTCACCGAGGCGGGCACCGATCAGCGCGGTCAGCGGCTGTGCCGCACCCTCCACGATGGTCACCTCGACGCCCAACCGACGGGCGGTGGCCGCGATCTCGAGGCCGATGAAGCCGGCGCCGATCAGGATCAGTCGCCGGCCCGGCCGCAGCGCCGTCTGCAGCCGGCGGGCGTCGTCGAGGTGGCGCAGGTAGTGCACCAGGTCCGGACGCGGCCCCGCGGTGGCCATCCGACGCGGGCGGCCACCCGTGGCCAGCAGCACCGCGTCGGCGGCCAGCGTGGTTCCGTCGGCGAATTGCACTGCGCGCGTCGCGGTGTCGATGCGCGTCACATCGACGCCGGACATGATCTCCACGTCGTTGCGGGCCAGCCAGTCCGCGGGCAGGAGCTGAAGCGACTCGGCGGTGTCGTGGCCGGCGAGGAACTCCTTGGACAGCGGCGGACGCTGGTATGGCGCATGCGATTCGTCACCGATCAGCACGATGCGCCCGTCGAACCCGCGCCGGCGCAGCGTACGGGCCGCCACCGCGGCGGTCTGCCCGGCGCCCACCGTCACGAACGTGCGGCGGGTCATGACTGGGCCTCGGTGGTCGCCGGAAGGCGGGCCGGGTCGACGTAGACGGTGTCGCCTTCAACCCGAACGGGATAGGTGGGCTGGCACATGTCCTGCGATTCCTCGTATCCGGTGTCCAGGTCGAACTGCCATTGATGACCGGGGCAGATCACCTTGCCGTGCAGCAGCACGCCCTTGGCGAGCGAACGCTGTTGATGCACACACTCATCGGCCATCGCGTACACCCGCTCACCGGCCGAGAACAGGGCGATGGCCACCCCGCCCACCTCGACCCGCAGTTTGCGGCGCCGGGCGAGGTCCTTGGTGGTGGCCACCGCGATCCACTGCGCGGTCATGACGGATCCTTTCGGGTGTGCACCGCCGCACCGCGGGCGGGTGGCCCGCGGTACGGCGTGGCGGGTCTAGACGGAGGCGGTCGCCAGGTCCGGCGCGACGTAGTAGTCGTAGAGACCCTTGGTGTAGGAGAAGCGCATCTCGGCGCCCCACCGCACCAGCTGCAGGCAGCGCTGCTGCAGCTGCGGGGTGTCCGCGTGGTCGAGCACGATCTGGTAGCCGCGCTCGCCGTGCACCACGTCGGAGGTGATGTGCAGGTCGAAGAACTCGATCTCGTCCTCGGTGAACCCGTAGACCTCGCGCAGCGGCACGATCTGCTTGGTGTAGATGCTCGGCACCTGCGATTCGAGGCCGACCACCAGCGCCGCCGTGGCGACCACGAAGTGCTCGCGCTGTGAGACCGCGTAGCACCAGGCCTGCAGTCCCCGCGTGATCGGGTTCATGTTGTCGGGGTTCTCGATGCGCTCCTTGGTGGTGCCGCACGCCTCACCGAACTTGATGAGCAGGTCGGTGTGGCGGATGTCGGCGAGCTCCTCCTCGTACATGTTCTGCAGCGTGAAGTCCTTGGCGCCGGTGAACTCGTCGGGGGTGTTGGAGTAGATGTTGGCCAGGTAGTCGGCGAAGGGACCCACGTAGTGGTAATGGTTCTCGGCCCACCGCGCGAAGTGGTGCTTCTGCAGCTTGCCCTCGGCCCACGCCTTGGAGAACGACGCGTTCTTGGCCTCACGTCCCTTGATGGCATTCTCGAGTTCGGCGCGGAATTCGTCGCGCCCGAGCAGCTCGGTCATCGCTGTTGACCCCTTCCTAGGATGTCTTCGCTTGGTTGTGTGCACGCGATCGGCGTCGATGGTGAAACC comes from the Mycolicibacterium litorale genome and includes:
- a CDS encoding aldehyde dehydrogenase family protein, encoding MVEGANFIDGAWVPAASGATFERRNPADPEDLVGTFPASGPEDVRAAVDALDKAAPEWAAVSPERRAAILESAAAQLESRSAQLIDELVREEGKTAAEAATEVSRTPMNLRFYSGAATRIAGETLAAAGPNLVFTLREPIGIVGAITPWNFPLNIPSRKIGPALAAGDPVLFKPSELTPLMGQRLVEALLDGGLPPSAIALVQGDGVAGAAVTADPRVAAVTFTGSTEVGRRIHTQVGPERRVQLEMGGKNPVIVAGDTDLDRAAALIVKGAFGLSGQACTGTSRVIALDGIHDDLLDRVVARAEALRVGPGAEPGVDMGALASAAQLEKFLAYVRIGLDEGATLRCGGVRAQGDGFFVRPAVFTDTHPGMRIVREEVFGPLIGFQRAASLDEAIDLANDTEYGLAAAIVTADLAAATAFAHRSRSGLVKINQPTTGMAMNAPFGGYKASSTTTFKEQAGASLMEFYTAEKTVYLNPAI
- a CDS encoding NAD(P)/FAD-dependent oxidoreductase, whose protein sequence is MTRRTFVTVGAGQTAAVAARTLRRRGFDGRIVLIGDESHAPYQRPPLSKEFLAGHDTAESLQLLPADWLARNDVEIMSGVDVTRIDTATRAVQFADGTTLAADAVLLATGGRPRRMATAGPRPDLVHYLRHLDDARRLQTALRPGRRLILIGAGFIGLEIAATARRLGVEVTIVEGAAQPLTALIGARLGELFTLLHRDNGVDVRTGVAVASLRTTDTGVVVELASGAVVNGDLAVVGIGLLPNDDVAAASGLPVDGGVVVDAQGRTPVGNVYAAGDVARRYSPRAGRHVRVEHFDNANKQGIAVANAMLGRDAVSDEANWCWSDQYDRNFQFLGAASPHLVIRGDLDALDFTAFFLDGGAICGAFAAERGEDVMVARELLGRTVDADVLADEDTDLWDHVVDSEEAVH
- a CDS encoding Rieske (2Fe-2S) protein; translation: MTAQWIAVATTKDLARRRKLRVEVGGVAIALFSAGERVYAMADECVHQQRSLAKGVLLHGKVICPGHQWQFDLDTGYEESQDMCQPTYPVRVEGDTVYVDPARLPATTEAQS
- a CDS encoding TenA family transcriptional regulator, with the translated sequence MTELLGRDEFRAELENAIKGREAKNASFSKAWAEGKLQKHHFARWAENHYHYVGPFADYLANIYSNTPDEFTGAKDFTLQNMYEEELADIRHTDLLIKFGEACGTTKERIENPDNMNPITRGLQAWCYAVSQREHFVVATAALVVGLESQVPSIYTKQIVPLREVYGFTEDEIEFFDLHITSDVVHGERGYQIVLDHADTPQLQQRCLQLVRWGAEMRFSYTKGLYDYYVAPDLATASV